In the genome of Spodoptera frugiperda isolate SF20-4 chromosome 1, AGI-APGP_CSIRO_Sfru_2.0, whole genome shotgun sequence, the window ATACTTGCTTTACATTTTGGCTACTCACAGAGCACTATCAGTAgaatattcaataaaagtttACCTTTAATCGCATCAAAAATGAAAGACTTGATTGTGTGGCCAACACCAACTGaggtatataaaaatttacCTATATCATTTAGAGCTAGGTATTCAAATGTTATTTCTATTATTGATTGCTTTGAAATCCAGATTGAAAAACCTTCCGATCCAGTCCACCAATCACTTACTTGGTCacagtacaaaaaatgtaatacattgaagtatttaatttcatgtacACCAGATgggttgattaattttatatccgATGGATATGGTGGAAGAGCTACAGATGTCATGATAGTGCAAGACTGTGGTTACTTAGACTGTTTACCTCCAAAAAAAGCAGTTATGGCGGACAGAGGGTTTAAAGACTTATCACATTTACTGGGAGCCAGAGACTGTACTCTCGTCCGGCCACCTTCTGTTTCACAGTCCAACCCAAGCACCAAAGATGAAGTAAAGCAGTCAAAACGAATAGCAGCTTTGAGAATTCATGTTGAACgtgtaataaatagattaagaGAGTTTCATATGTTACTGCCTCATGCTTGTGTAGACTATAATTTAATACCTGTCATTGATGATGCAATAACATTGGCATGTGGTTTGGTAAATATTCaggatgttttaataaaaaaatgaattaagaatgcatttgttttatttcagataaagtAAAAGTACAAGTTTTTACAATTTACCTATTTTTGGGAAAATGGCTTGATGCCAAAACAGTGTgcatttttctattattgtttcacacagttgttttttatattccacctctataatatttactttcttaGAGGTTTCAAAATTATTGTCAGCAACACAAAAAAGACCCTtacttttatttccaaaatgcaTCTGAAGTTGTAGTTGTGCCATATATTTTGGAGCCACTTCACTATTGCTGTCAATATAACGGCTCAACGCTTTTTCTGATGCTGGGCATTTAATTTCTATGCTGTACACAGTACTTTCCCCATCTGGAGAAGCCCCCATTATAGGATGAGCcgcatttaattttaagccacacttatttatttttatttgtttaattttctctaCTTCTTTTAATACCTGACTTTCTAAAAATCGCCCCCTTTTCATAGCTTCTGTGTCCTTTAGTTTGGTTGCTCCCAATATGTTCTCCGTTAAGGAACCATCCAGAACTTTACAATGTGCAGCCTCATATGCCTTAGAAGCTGTGATTCTTCCATATCTTAGCTCATGCCATAATGGACAGTCATTTTGGTCTTTAGTTATCAATTCAGCTTGTTCGCATGCTTCTGTACTCATTACCAGTTTGCAATATTCAACAAACTCAACAGGGTTTGTAGCCTTGCTTGCAAGAATTAAATGATGGATCGACAGTCTCTCTGCATTGTTTGGAGATTGATAAAATTTCATCAGATGATTATTTGTATCACCAACActcacacaattattttttaccacTGTTAAAAAATTGCCAGTGCTTGAGGAATTTGATGCGGGATTCAGTTTAGGTGCTTTGCAAATGTCTTTTGCTTTAATAAACTTCAAGCTAGTACCAACTGAAGAAAGTTTGGATTTTTTCCAATAACACTCAATGCTTGTACTTGGAGGATCTTCACTACGTCGGTGAAGCCATGCTAAAAATGCAATAGCATGTTTACATCctcctaaaacaaaagaataaaattatgtttcttaCACAATATATCATTCTGGTAGTAATGGTTAACCTAATGGTGCTATAAGTTCTTGACTTCATAATAATTTGACAATCTTTATGGTTACACATGACTTATGACTGTCAAGagttttacttaaataacaagTATATCATCAGCCACAAACACAAAGTAAGTAAAAGAGATCGTACCTAAGTGTGCTGCGCAATCCAGACATTCCACAGAAATTACAGTTTCTTCAGCTTCATCACATACAGCTTGTACTGCATATGACTTCTGACGAACATTGTGCTCTGGTGTGATGCGAGCTTTCACTACACATAAGTTCCCTTCTCGTTTAATTTGTACATATCCTACAGCTGAATCGCCGTATGATTCTCGTTGAGACctgtaataaacaataatctaggtttacttacttacctactctCATAAAAACATGCGATTGATTGTATAATCTAATTCATAcgtgttttaataaagtataatgaatgtaaacaacatttgaggttatatttagggaaataattaaataagtgcACGTATGCATAAAAACAGGTTTACTAGTTTAAAAATACCATGTTTGACAATAATTACCTTGCAGCTTTTACTCCTTTAACCTCAGCAGATGTAAAATCTGGGTTTGACGCAAAATATGTGGTCATCATAAATGCATCTATTTTTGGAAGATTATCCGACTGTGCTTTC includes:
- the LOC118266501 gene encoding uncharacterized protein LOC118266501; translated protein: MTDNGFVKAQSDNLPKIDAFMMTTYFASNPDFTSAEVKGVKAARSQRESYGDSAVGYVQIKREGNLCVVKARITPEHNVRQKSYAVQAVCDEAEETVISVECLDCAAHLGGCKHAIAFLAWLHRRSEDPPSTSIECYWKKSKLSSVGTSLKFIKAKDICKAPKLNPASNSSSTGNFLTVVKNNCVSVGDTNNHLMKFYQSPNNAERLSIHHLILASKATNPVEFVEYCKLVMSTEACEQAELITKDQNDCPLWHELRYGRITASKAYEAAHCKVLDGSLTENILGATKLKDTEAMKRGRFLESQVLKEVEKIKQIKINKCGLKLNAAHPIMGASPDGESTVYSIEIKCPASEKALSRYIDSNSEVAPKYMAQLQLQMHFGNKSKGLFCVADNNFETSKKVNIIEVEYKKQLCETIIEKCTLFWHQAIFPKIGKL